A stretch of the Luteimonas sp. JM171 genome encodes the following:
- a CDS encoding NAD(P)/FAD-dependent oxidoreductase, whose protein sequence is MRSGHYEVAVIGGGAAGLMCAMVAAGRGRRVLVLERANRVGKKILMSGGGRCNFTNTGTGPENYISANPHFCKSALARYTPWHFLEMVERHRIAWHEKELGQLFCDESSKLIVRMLLDECAKVGVRIETECDISAVAVGDDGRFRIDSRLGRTTADRLVVASGGLSIPSMGASGFGYELARQFGHGVLPTRAGLVPLTLSGKHLERLDGLSGVSLPVEASAGGAAFRNAMLVTHRGLSGPAILQVSSYWQPGDGLRLDLLPGQDALGLLQRWQRERPDAELKTLLSEALPRRFAQRLCEHWLPSRPMKQYTSPQLREMAATLGAWPIVASGTEGYRTAEVTLGGVDTDGVSSSTFESRLLPGLHFIGEVLDVTGWLGGYNFQWAWASGHAAGQAV, encoded by the coding sequence ATGCGCAGCGGGCATTATGAGGTCGCCGTCATCGGCGGCGGCGCCGCCGGATTGATGTGCGCCATGGTGGCAGCGGGGCGCGGGCGGCGGGTGCTCGTGCTCGAGCGCGCCAACCGGGTGGGCAAGAAGATCCTGATGTCCGGCGGCGGGCGCTGCAATTTCACCAATACCGGCACCGGGCCGGAGAACTACATTTCGGCCAACCCGCACTTCTGCAAGTCGGCGCTGGCGCGCTACACGCCCTGGCACTTCCTGGAGATGGTCGAGCGCCACCGCATCGCCTGGCACGAGAAGGAGCTGGGGCAGCTGTTCTGCGACGAGTCTTCCAAGCTCATCGTCCGGATGCTGCTCGACGAGTGCGCCAAGGTGGGCGTGCGCATCGAGACGGAGTGCGACATCAGCGCGGTGGCCGTGGGCGACGACGGACGCTTCCGCATCGACAGCCGGCTGGGCCGCACGACGGCGGACAGGCTGGTGGTGGCCAGCGGCGGCCTGTCGATCCCGAGCATGGGCGCCAGCGGCTTCGGCTATGAGCTGGCGCGCCAGTTCGGCCACGGGGTGCTGCCCACCCGCGCCGGCCTGGTGCCGCTGACCCTCAGCGGCAAGCACCTTGAACGCCTGGACGGCCTGAGCGGCGTGTCGCTGCCGGTGGAAGCCAGCGCCGGCGGGGCCGCCTTCCGCAATGCCATGCTCGTGACCCATCGCGGCCTGAGCGGGCCGGCGATCCTGCAGGTGTCCTCCTACTGGCAGCCGGGAGACGGGCTGCGGCTCGACCTGCTGCCCGGGCAGGACGCGCTGGGGCTGTTGCAGCGCTGGCAGCGCGAGCGCCCGGACGCTGAACTGAAGACCCTGCTGTCGGAGGCGCTGCCGCGGCGGTTTGCCCAGCGCCTGTGCGAGCACTGGCTGCCCAGCCGGCCGATGAAGCAGTACACCAGCCCGCAGCTGCGGGAGATGGCCGCAACACTGGGCGCATGGCCGATCGTGGCCAGCGGCACCGAGGGCTACCGGACCGCGGAGGTCACGCTGGGCGGCGTCGACACCGACGGCGTTTCGTCCTCCACGTTCGAGTCGCGGCTGCTGCCGGGGCTGCATTTCATCGGCGAGGTGCTGGATGTCACCGGCTGGCTGGGCGGCTACAACTTCCAGTGGGCCTGGGCCTCGGGCCACGCCGCCGGGCAGGCGGTGTAA
- a CDS encoding FKBP-type peptidyl-prolyl cis-trans isomerase: protein MSIAAAVRSSTLCLIAALLFAGCADPGPPPGGSVAELERIDIKQGQGEIAQAGDEVVVHYSGWIYDEREPDLRGEPFDSSRERGEPFAFPLGAGRVIAGWDQGVTGMREGGRRELRIPAEMAYGRRGAGGVIPPNASLVFDVELLEVHKQ from the coding sequence ATGTCGATTGCCGCCGCCGTCCGCTCATCCACCCTCTGCCTGATCGCCGCGCTGCTGTTCGCCGGCTGCGCCGATCCGGGGCCGCCACCGGGCGGCAGCGTGGCGGAGCTGGAGCGGATCGACATCAAGCAGGGCCAGGGCGAGATCGCCCAGGCCGGCGACGAGGTGGTGGTGCACTACAGCGGCTGGATCTACGACGAGCGCGAACCCGACCTGCGCGGCGAGCCGTTTGACAGTTCCCGCGAGCGCGGCGAGCCGTTCGCCTTCCCGCTCGGCGCGGGCCGCGTGATCGCGGGCTGGGACCAGGGCGTGACCGGCATGCGCGAGGGCGGGCGCCGCGAGCTGCGGATCCCGGCCGAAATGGCCTACGGCCGCCGTGGCGCGGGCGGCGTGATCCCGCCCAATGCCTCGCTGGTGTTCGACGTGGAGCTGCTGGAAGTCCACAAGCAGTAG
- a CDS encoding thioredoxin family protein, protein MSYVREYAASAPERSAIDASEGIVVLEFGTGWCGHCRAAQPALQKALAGRDGVRHIKVEDGRGRPLGRSFGVKLWPTLVVLRDGEEVARLVRPADEEIQRTLGSL, encoded by the coding sequence ATGAGCTACGTCCGCGAATACGCCGCGTCCGCGCCCGAGCGCTCCGCCATCGATGCGTCTGAAGGCATCGTGGTGCTGGAATTCGGGACCGGCTGGTGCGGCCACTGCCGCGCCGCGCAGCCGGCCCTGCAGAAGGCGCTGGCCGGCCGCGACGGCGTGCGGCACATCAAGGTCGAGGACGGGCGCGGCCGGCCGCTGGGGCGGTCGTTCGGGGTGAAGCTCTGGCCGACCCTGGTGGTGCTGCGCGACGGCGAGGAAGTCGCGCGGCTGGTGCGGCCGGCGGACGAAGAGATCCAGCGCACGCTGGGATCACTGTGA
- a CDS encoding host attachment family protein encodes MRVPKGTLVIVADGGGARVLRNVGAAFEPELVQEKVLTPQDLNDDGPAGSIPPETRGEEIDEATFAKQLAQWINRQALSDGFDGLVLMADPETLGQIRPSLHKSVHDRLIGEVAKTLTNAPLGDIVRALG; translated from the coding sequence ATGAGAGTTCCCAAGGGTACGCTGGTCATCGTCGCCGACGGCGGCGGCGCGCGGGTGCTGCGCAACGTCGGCGCCGCATTTGAACCGGAACTGGTGCAGGAAAAGGTGCTGACACCGCAGGACCTCAATGACGACGGGCCTGCCGGCTCGATCCCCCCCGAAACCCGCGGCGAGGAGATCGACGAGGCCACTTTCGCCAAGCAGCTGGCGCAGTGGATCAACCGGCAGGCGCTCAGCGACGGGTTCGATGGCCTGGTGCTGATGGCCGACCCCGAGACCCTGGGCCAGATCCGTCCCAGCCTTCACAAGAGCGTGCACGACCGCCTGATCGGCGAGGTGGCCAAGACCCTGACCAACGCCCCGTTGGGCGACATCGTCAGGGCGCTGGGCTGA
- a CDS encoding diguanylate cyclase: MTRAGAILLVEDTRSDALLYAALLRAADPSREVRQAASLAEAMALLEDGGYAAVLLDLGLPDSQDLEGLQEIVAHYPDLAVVVLTGREDDGLGERAIAAGAQEYLPKQEARGEVIERVLRHAQGRKAMENRLREAAVELHVLFDRNPMPVLVYDQASLRMCAANAAALEFYGWRHDEFLQRTALDIRPAHEHARFLSALHGPAASFRDVDWTHMHRDGRLMQVRVNDEPIRFRGSHCRMVIVRDVTREREAESARRRGDQRLATLADALPLLLMFVDRELRVEFINSGWTSELRRPAGEILGQHVVGLIREPAASHFARGLDTARGGVAHNVEFEDPDEDGTRTWAATFIPQRGPAGAVEGIHVMLRDVSREKAHRQELVRRAQQDPLTGCLNRAGFQFHGGQAWDAAASMGQPVVVYFFDLDGFKDINDKLGHAAGDAMLQAVAARLGDSMRPDDLLARLGGDEFAVIALNVADAVGARCLAEKLIDVVTANTSGAPETGCSVGYCIADPATTSLSKALRRADQALYAAKRAGKGRAMEWSPAAVEAPEESAEVSPAP, translated from the coding sequence ATGACGCGCGCCGGGGCCATCCTGCTGGTTGAAGACACGCGCAGCGACGCGCTGCTCTACGCGGCGTTGCTGCGGGCGGCGGACCCGTCGCGCGAGGTCAGACAGGCGGCCAGCCTGGCCGAGGCCATGGCCCTGCTCGAGGACGGCGGGTACGCCGCCGTGCTGCTCGACCTCGGCCTGCCCGACAGCCAGGACCTGGAAGGCCTGCAGGAAATCGTGGCCCACTACCCCGACCTTGCGGTGGTGGTGCTGACCGGGCGCGAGGACGACGGGCTGGGGGAGCGCGCCATTGCCGCCGGGGCCCAGGAATACCTGCCCAAGCAGGAAGCCCGGGGCGAGGTGATCGAGCGGGTGCTGCGCCATGCGCAGGGACGCAAGGCCATGGAGAACCGGCTGCGCGAGGCAGCGGTGGAGCTGCACGTGCTGTTCGACCGCAACCCCATGCCGGTCCTCGTCTACGACCAGGCCAGCCTGCGCATGTGCGCGGCAAACGCCGCGGCGCTGGAATTCTACGGCTGGCGGCACGACGAGTTCCTGCAGCGCACCGCCCTGGACATCCGCCCGGCCCACGAGCACGCGCGCTTCCTGTCCGCACTGCACGGCCCTGCCGCCAGCTTCCGCGATGTGGACTGGACCCACATGCACCGCGACGGCCGCCTGATGCAGGTGCGCGTCAACGACGAGCCCATCCGCTTTCGCGGCAGCCACTGCCGGATGGTGATCGTGCGCGACGTCACCCGCGAGCGCGAGGCCGAGTCGGCCCGCCGGCGCGGCGACCAGCGCCTGGCTACCCTGGCCGACGCGCTGCCGCTGCTGCTGATGTTCGTGGACCGCGAGCTGCGGGTGGAGTTCATCAACTCCGGGTGGACCAGCGAACTGCGGCGCCCGGCCGGGGAGATCCTCGGGCAGCACGTGGTCGGCCTGATCCGCGAACCGGCCGCCAGCCATTTCGCCCGCGGCCTGGACACCGCCCGCGGCGGGGTGGCACACAACGTCGAGTTCGAGGACCCGGATGAGGATGGAACCCGCACCTGGGCGGCGACCTTCATCCCGCAGCGCGGCCCGGCCGGCGCGGTCGAAGGCATCCACGTGATGCTGCGCGACGTGAGCAGGGAGAAGGCGCACCGCCAGGAACTGGTGCGCCGCGCCCAGCAGGACCCGCTCACCGGCTGTCTCAACCGCGCCGGTTTCCAGTTCCATGGAGGCCAGGCCTGGGACGCGGCGGCGAGCATGGGGCAGCCGGTGGTTGTGTACTTCTTCGACCTCGACGGCTTCAAGGACATCAACGACAAGCTGGGACATGCCGCCGGCGACGCCATGCTGCAGGCAGTGGCGGCGCGGCTGGGCGACAGCATGCGGCCCGACGACCTGCTGGCGCGCCTGGGGGGCGACGAGTTCGCGGTGATCGCGCTCAACGTGGCCGACGCGGTCGGCGCCAGGTGCCTGGCCGAAAAGCTGATCGATGTGGTGACTGCAAACACCAGCGGCGCCCCGGAAACCGGTTGCAGCGTGGGCTACTGCATCGCCGATCCGGCCACGACCAGCCTGTCAAAGGCCCTGCGGCGCGCGGACCAGGCGCTGTACGCGGCCAAGCGCGCCGGCAAGGGGCGCGCCATGGAGTGGTCCCCAGCCGCGGTGGAAGCGCCGGAGGAATCCGCCGAGGTCAGCCCAGCGCCCTGA
- a CDS encoding PQQ-dependent sugar dehydrogenase, with product MTRFALAAACSLALAACSGYGQSAPDAPERPGSVAGERQDRPFQVEQVTRFNEPWAMTFLPDGRLLVTEKPGRLLMYDIDRDLSGEITGVPAVAYGGQGGLGDVVLHPGFDGNQLVYISYAEAGEGDTAGAAVARARLVLDGSGGGSLQDIEVIWRQVPKVTGQGHYAHRIAFHDGMLWISSGDRQKFDPSQDMQSNMGKIVRLHDDGSIPADNPFADQGGVAAQVWSLGHRNPLGIAFDAQGRLWNHEMGPKGGDELNLVVRGENYGYPIVSNGDHYDGRPIPNHDTRPEFRAPAITWTPVISPAGFVIYDGDAFPHWQGSGLIGGLSSQSLVRVEFDGESAREAERFDMGTRIREVEQGPDGSIWLLEDGGRGASGHLLKLTPAGKG from the coding sequence ATGACCCGATTTGCCCTCGCCGCCGCCTGTTCGCTCGCACTGGCCGCTTGCAGCGGCTATGGCCAATCCGCGCCCGATGCCCCGGAACGTCCCGGCTCCGTCGCCGGAGAGCGCCAGGATCGGCCCTTCCAGGTGGAACAGGTGACCCGGTTCAACGAACCGTGGGCGATGACTTTCCTGCCCGACGGGCGCCTGCTGGTGACCGAGAAGCCGGGCCGCCTGCTGATGTATGACATCGACCGCGACCTCAGCGGCGAGATCACCGGCGTACCGGCGGTGGCCTACGGCGGCCAGGGCGGCCTGGGCGACGTGGTGCTGCATCCCGGGTTCGACGGCAACCAGCTCGTGTACATCAGCTACGCCGAGGCCGGCGAGGGCGATACCGCCGGCGCCGCCGTGGCCCGTGCGCGTTTGGTGCTCGATGGCAGCGGCGGGGGTTCGCTCCAGGACATCGAAGTCATCTGGCGCCAGGTCCCGAAGGTGACCGGCCAGGGCCACTACGCGCACCGCATTGCCTTCCACGACGGCATGCTCTGGATCAGCTCGGGCGACCGGCAGAAGTTCGACCCGTCGCAGGACATGCAGTCGAACATGGGCAAGATCGTGCGCCTGCACGACGACGGCAGCATCCCCGCGGACAATCCGTTCGCCGACCAGGGGGGCGTGGCCGCGCAGGTGTGGTCGCTGGGCCACCGCAACCCGCTGGGCATTGCGTTCGATGCGCAGGGCCGGCTGTGGAACCACGAGATGGGGCCCAAGGGCGGCGATGAGCTGAACCTGGTGGTGCGCGGGGAAAACTACGGTTACCCGATCGTGTCCAACGGCGACCACTACGATGGCCGGCCGATCCCAAACCATGACACCCGGCCGGAGTTCCGCGCCCCTGCCATCACCTGGACGCCGGTGATTTCACCGGCCGGCTTCGTGATCTATGACGGCGACGCGTTCCCGCACTGGCAGGGCAGCGGCCTGATCGGTGGCCTGTCCTCCCAGTCGCTGGTACGCGTCGAATTCGACGGTGAATCCGCCCGGGAAGCCGAGCGCTTCGACATGGGAACCCGGATCCGCGAGGTGGAACAGGGCCCGGACGGATCGATCTGGCTGCTGGAGGATGGCGGCCGGGGCGCCAGTGGACACCTGCTCAAGCTGACGCCCGCCGGCAAAGGTTGA
- a CDS encoding calcium-binding protein has product MNNVRKPLAGLLALGFAVATPMAFAQDAGDAAAQPQAQGQTSWSDLDADGDGNLSREEAAAMPQLASVFDQADSDGDGVLTPQEYQQYAQSQGAGGQPQQDGDL; this is encoded by the coding sequence ATGAACAACGTTCGCAAGCCCCTCGCCGGTCTGCTCGCCCTTGGTTTCGCGGTCGCCACGCCGATGGCCTTCGCGCAGGACGCCGGGGATGCCGCTGCCCAGCCGCAGGCCCAGGGCCAGACCAGCTGGTCCGACCTGGACGCTGATGGCGACGGCAACCTGAGCCGGGAGGAAGCGGCGGCCATGCCGCAGCTGGCCAGCGTGTTCGACCAGGCCGACAGCGATGGCGACGGTGTGCTGACCCCGCAGGAGTACCAGCAGTACGCCCAGTCGCAGGGCGCGGGCGGCCAGCCGCAGCAGGACGGGGACCTCTGA
- a CDS encoding HAD family hydrolase, which translates to MDNAQAPIALVGFDADDTLWRSEDYFAQAQVEFERIISRYVDLDDSRARERLYAVEKGNLALFGYGVKGMALSMMEAAIELTGERISAADMHRILRMAKDMLDHPVELLPGVREAVEEIVSAYQVVLITKGDLFHQEAKVRQSGLAHLFPRIEIVSEKDPPTYARVLEEFKLPPQRFLMIGNSLRSDVAPVLALGGWAVHMPYHLTWEHEREADLGGDAWRMREAGRPAELPAAVREVAAMAADSATGRAGPV; encoded by the coding sequence ATGGACAATGCCCAGGCCCCGATCGCCCTGGTCGGCTTTGATGCCGATGACACGCTGTGGCGCAGCGAGGATTACTTCGCCCAGGCCCAGGTCGAGTTCGAGCGGATCATCAGCCGCTACGTGGACCTGGACGACAGCCGCGCGCGTGAGCGGCTGTATGCGGTGGAGAAGGGCAACCTGGCGCTGTTCGGCTACGGTGTGAAAGGCATGGCGCTCTCGATGATGGAGGCCGCGATCGAGCTCACCGGCGAACGCATCAGCGCCGCCGACATGCACCGGATCCTGCGCATGGCCAAGGACATGCTGGACCATCCCGTGGAACTGCTGCCCGGCGTGCGCGAGGCGGTGGAAGAAATCGTGTCCGCTTACCAGGTGGTGTTGATCACCAAGGGCGACCTGTTCCACCAGGAGGCGAAGGTGCGGCAGTCCGGCCTGGCGCACCTGTTCCCGCGGATCGAGATTGTCAGTGAAAAGGATCCGCCGACCTACGCCCGGGTGCTGGAGGAGTTCAAGCTCCCGCCGCAGCGGTTCCTGATGATCGGCAATTCCCTGCGCTCGGACGTGGCCCCGGTGCTGGCCCTGGGCGGCTGGGCGGTGCACATGCCCTACCACCTCACCTGGGAACACGAGCGCGAGGCCGACCTGGGAGGCGATGCCTGGCGCATGCGCGAAGCGGGCCGGCCGGCGGAGCTGCCGGCGGCGGTGCGTGAGGTCGCGGCGATGGCCGCGGACAGCGCCACGGGCCGCGCGGGACCAGTCTGA